A DNA window from Eremothecium cymbalariae DBVPG#7215 chromosome 3, complete sequence contains the following coding sequences:
- the PUB1 gene encoding Pub1p (similar to Ashbya gossypii AGR390C), translated as MSVEQQEQPSQAIEVVNSVESVVATTPDQPGGEGNEGSGSSSEDQSQVTPVLATKGGRETSDRILYVGNLDKAINEDTLKQYFQVGGPIANVKVLVDKNNEEANYAFVEYHQPHDANVAFQTLDGKQIEGNVIKINWAFQSQHVSSDDTFNLFVGDLNVDVDDETLTGTFKEFPSFIQAHVMWDMLSGRSRGYGFVSFSEQDVAQQAMESKQGFILNGRAIRINWASKREPQQHQPRPRSNRGGFRNNNGPSHQQFRGIPQGHPMGSPNNAGPMGMAPQGMAPQGIPPQGPVVPPPVNPQAVEAMIRRAPQRVTTAYIGNIPHFAQEPDLIPLLQNFGFIIDFKHYPEKGCCFIKYDTHEQAAVCIVALANFPFQGRNLRTGWGKEKPAFIPNGMVPPPQQLLHPSQQPIDAPVPQEQEQQ; from the coding sequence ATGTCAGttgaacaacaagaacagcCATCGCAAGCCATTGAAGTTGTCAATTCTGTTGAATCAGTTGTTGCTACTACACCAGATCAACCGGGAGGTGAGGGAAATGAGGGTAGTGGGAGCAGTAGTGAAGACCAGTCACAAGTGACGCCTGTTTTGGCTACTAAGGGTGGTAGGGAAACTTCTGATAGGATTTTGTATGTTGGGAATTTGGACAAGGCCATCAATGAGGATACATTGAAACAGTATTTCCAGGTGGGGGGTCCTATTGCTAATGTGAAGGTTTTAGTTGATAAGAATAACGAAGAGGCGAACTATGCTTTTGTGGAGTACCATCAGCCTCATGATGCCAACGTAGCGTTCCAGACGTTGGACGGTAAACAGATTGAGGGTAATGTGATCAAGATTAATTGGGCTTTCCAGTCGCAACATGTTTCATCTGATGATACTTttaatttgtttgttggtgatttgaatgttgatgttgatgacGAGACTTTGACTGGTACTTTCAAAGAGTTTCCTTCATTTATTCAAGCTCATGTCATGTGGGATATGCTGTCTGGTAGATCTAGGGGGTATGGCTTtgtttcattttctgaacAAGATGTAGCTCAGCAGGCTATGGAATCCAAGCAGGGGTTCATTTTGAATGGCAGGGCTATTAGGATTAACTGGGCTTCTAAACGGGAGCCCCAGCAACACCAGCCACGCCCCCGTTCCAACCGGGGTGGTTTCCGCAACAACAACGGTCCTAGTCACCAACAGTTTAGAGGTATACCCCAAGGTCATCCAATGGGTTCTCCCAACAATGCTGGACCCATGGGCATGGCCCCACAAGGCATGGCCCCACAAGGCATTCCTCCACAGGGTCCGGTAGTCCCGCCCCCAGTCAATCCTCAAGCCGTCGAGGCCATGATCAGAAGAGCCCCACAGAGAGTTACCACCGCCTACATTGGCAACATCCCTCACTTTGCGCAAGAACCTGACTTGATCCCATTGTTACAgaattttggttttattattgatttCAAACATTACCCAGAAAAGGGCTGCTGCTTTATTAAATATGATACACACGAACAGGCTGCCGTCTGTATTGTTGCCTTGGCAAACTTCCCATTCCAAGGCAGAAACTTGAGAACCGGCTGGGGAAAGGAAAAACCAGCTTTCATCCCAAATGGCATGGTGCCCCCCCCACAACAACTTCTGCATCCTTCGCAACAGCCAATTGATGCACCAGTTCCACAAGAGCAAGAGCAGCaataa
- the CAB2 gene encoding phosphopantothenate--cysteine ligase CAB2 (similar to Ashbya gossypii AGR391W), which yields MSLKTIHTSTTEIARAINREIDPATLPIAHIEDEEHYFLTNPRPPYLDELLLQAQEFVDFQRSMGRKRVVLVTSGGTTVPLENNTVRFIDNFSAGTRGASSAEEFLSNGYSVIFLYREFSLTPFNKSFTHDAEVVFLDYFDQDGNVNEKYRDRILKNKQLYDRYRHKERRLLLLPFTSVNQYLWSLKEIAKLLNNDGGLFYLAAAVSDFFVPHSRMPEHKIQSQESNRHLNHRVDDSSSTTSNGKLIVNLDPVPKFLRRLVDSWASQAMIVSFKLETDSGILIKKATQALERYSHQLVIGNLLQTRNKEVVFISEENREGDWIRLNSSVSCIEQLIILEVINRHDQWIKFQQRRAEKLNK from the coding sequence atgAGTCTGAAAACTATTCACACTTCCACTACAGAGATAGCTAGGGCGATTAACCGGGAAATAGATCCTGCAACATTACCAATTGCACATATCGAGGATGAGGAGCATTATTTCTTGACTAATCCAAGACCACCATACTTGGATGAGTTATTGTTGCAGGCGCAAGAGTTTGTGGATTTTCAACGTTCCATGGGGCGTAAGCGAGTGGTTCTTGTTACGTCGGGTGGAACTACTGTGCCATTGGAGAACAATACTGTGCGGTTTATTGATAACTTTTCTGCGGGTACTCGTGGGGCGTCTAGTGCTGAGGAGTTTTTATCCAATGGATATTCGGTGATATTCTTGTACAGAGAGTTTTCTTTAACGCCTTTTAATAAGTCCTTCACTCATGATGCAGAGGTGGTTTTCTTGGATTATTTTGATCAAGATGGGAATGTTAATGAGAAATATCGCGATcgaattttgaaaaacaagCAGCTGTATGATCGGTACCGGCATAAGGAGAGGAGGTTACTTTTGCTTCCGTTTACTAGTGTTAATCAGTATTTATGGTCTTTGAAGGAAATTGCAAAGTTGCTCAACAATGATGGTGGGTTATTCTACTTGGCAGCAGCGGTGTCAGATTTTTTCGTGCCGCACTCCAGAATGCCTGAGCATAAAATCCAGTCTCAAGAAAGTAACCGGCATCTCAATCATAGGGTGGATGATAGTAGTAGTACTACCAGTAATGGGAAGCTTATAGTGAATTTGGACCCTGTTCCAAAGTTTTTACGTAGACTAGTGGACTCGTGGGCCTCACAGGCGATGATAGTCTCGTTTAAGTTGGAGACAGACAGTGGGATTCTCATTAAAAAGGCTACACAGGCCTTAGAACGTTACAGTCACCAGTTGGTAATCGGGAACTTATTGCAGACTAGAAACAAAGAGGTTGTGTTTATTTCCGAAGAGAACCGGGAAGGAGATTGGATCCGATTGAATAGCTCTGTCTCATGTATAGAGCAGCTGATAATACTAGAGGTGATTAATCGCCATGATCAATGGATAAAATTCCAGCAACGTAGGGCAGAAAAGCTGAACAAATAG
- the SAM50 gene encoding SAM complex subunit SAM50 (similar to Ashbya gossypii AGR392C), whose translation MELDDGSRLVDRIRNNATAAVSDEMSKLDSLQQELEYKRQTQALQELLGKNAFMPIKISSTIVQGPDPIRDNVLQSYLDATIYKASNLNQLMYQSDVLHRLLVSQSLGESVTQTLDCRGTINAPISSIQIPSIFHSNDAPQNLSVLDILHRLQIDPVKRFSAKTGTNIGNGEGDGYLQFQWRNILGGGEKITLDATKGTKTHSSYLLNYTTPVNPWWMGDLTAFKNAVQLGKAELYTRGFKTSLRSMFLDKRSWNHEFNIESVLRTTSNRNPQASDSLLLQCGDDFKNSISHAISRDSRDNAIFPSRGQYIKLFNELSLGTYWKSILEFTDAKSWLDKDFITMSTTIKGGYIANLNSDNKFIHMKDKFHSGGSNDVRGFQQMGLGPRDIYDSIGGDTFVAYGISVFSRLPVNKWSNSGFRLHWFLNGGRLINHNNSDLSGVLDQLCMEHSIATGIGILFKHPVARFELNFTLPLAAHSSDSVRKGFQYGIGLSFL comes from the coding sequence ATGGAACTAGATGACGGTTCTAGATTAGTTGATCGCATTCGGAATAATGCAACAGCTGCTGTTTCAGACGAAATGTCGAAGTTGGATTCTCTTCAACAAGAGTTAGAGTATAAGAGACAAACGCAGGCCTTGCAGGAATTGTTGGGTAAAAACGCCTTCATGCCCATTAAAATATCGAGTACAATTGTTCAAGGACCCGATCCCATCAGAGATAATGTTCTTCAATCTTATCTCGATGCTACAATTTATAAAGCATCCAATCTAAATCAATTAATGTATCAATCTGATGTCCTTCATCGTTTACTTGTTTCCCAATCATTAGGAGAATCGGTTACTCAAACTTTGGACTGCAGAGGGACGATAAATGCTCCAATAAGTTCGATACAAATTCCAAGTATTTTTCATTCTAATGATGCCCCACAAAATTTATCTGTCCTTGATATTTTGCACCGACTTCAGATAGATCCTGTGAAGAGGTTCTCCGCTAAAACTGGGACAAATATTGGAAACGGGGAAGGGGACGGTTATCTACAATTCCAGTGGCGTAATATATTAGGCGGTGGTGAGAAGATAACGCTAGATGCAACAAAGGGAACAAAAACGCACTCTTCGTATTTGTTAAATTATACAACTCCAGTGAACCCATGGTGGATGGGAGATCTGACGGCTTTTAAAAATGCTGTTCAGCTTGGAAAAGCTGAGCTGTATACAAGAGGTTTTAAAACCTCTTTGAGGAGTATGTTCCTTGATAAGCGTAGCTGGAATCACGAATTCAATATAGAAAGCGTCTTGAGAACAACCAGTAACAGGAACCCACAAGCATCCGATTCATTGTTGTTACAATGCGGCGAcgatttcaaaaattctatCTCCCATGCAATTTCAAGAGATTCAAGGGATAATGCTATCTTTCCTTCGAGAGGGCAATATATTAAGCTATTTAACGAGCTTTCTTTGGGAACATATTGGAAATCAATTTTAGAGTTTACAGATGCAAAATCATGGCTAGACAAAGATTTCATTACCATGTCTACAACTATCAAAGGCGGTTATATTGCAAACTTAAACTCagataataaatttatacACATGAAGGACAAGTTCCATAGTGGAGGAAGTAACGATGTGAGAggttttcaacaaatgGGTTTGGGACCGAGAGACATATATGACTCTATCGGTGGTGACACATTTGTTGCGTACGGCATTAGCGTTTTTTCACGCTTGCCAGTTAATAAGTGGTCCAATTCAGGTTTTAGACTCCATTGGTTTTTAAACGGCGGCAGACTTATTAATCACAACAATTCAGATTTAAGTGGGGTATTAGATCAACTATGCATGGAACACTCGATAGCTACCGGTATTGGCATTCTATTTAAACATCCAGTTGCTAGATTCGAATTAAATTTCACCTTACCACTAGCTGCGCATTCCTCAGACTCCGTCCGGAAGGGATTCCAATATGGTATTGGATTATCATTTCTATAA
- the AMS1 gene encoding alpha-mannosidase (similar to Ashbya gossypii AGR385C), with amino-acid sequence MVYESINSDPHFKPVQKIYEDRLRQFIDSSGDYKDNNLPKFYDKDRIQLDGLAVDVKYYQVPYDREISPVAPEKRPLWEHVIAMDEAGEINWSPVAIGQWFGPSWSTTWFKVHLRVPEEWLDSKEQLVFQWDCNNEGMVIDPENARPYTAFSGGGERTEYLIPKGKAVLPFYIECANNGMFGVGNGSSINPPNNDRFFRLDKADLVWPNWEARNLFVDFWMLGDAARELPDNSAQKHRARQLANRVMDLFDRDDASSVNVCRRFLREEFFDEYMDSSKVYQRGDSQIDATVWAMGNCHIDTAWLWPFAETKRKIVRSWSSQCVLMDEFPEYQFVASQGQQFKWLMDLHPGFFKDVLLPKVQQAQFFPIGGSWVENDTNIPSGESLCRQFLLGQRFFMKYFGMKSDIFWLPDTFGYSSQVPQICRISGIHRFLTQKLSWNNINNFPHTTFNWAGIDGTQVLTHMPPRNTYTAMAHFGDILGTAGQNKSNEVYGSGLLLYGYGDGGGGPTREMLLKMRRIRSMSNRNGNIVPKVHVGKSVSEFYQDILDKTHDGHDLATWNGELYFEFHRGTYTTQAETKMLMRFSEIKLHDLEWIATKTSVMLPDKYVYPAVEINNLWEDVLLCQFHDVIPGSCIEIVYKYESVPMLKAAISKAESLIADALKVLKGDEEELVPVNTLQWDVELPEDKPGVNEPSDIYTTSVTENSDSIILSNKKLQVKVDKRSGSIKSIEDLQGDTEYLDLVGGRNNLGANQFVLFDDQPLSWQAWDTELYSVNKYEYLNDVRSVRISEDTQNVVAVEVIIAISSNCQIISTISLSSIAKHRADEAIVHIKTVVENWNETNRFLKVEFPVNVRNDFASYETQFGITKRPTHYNTSWDVAKFEVCHHKFADYSEYTKGVSILNNCKYGFATHGNLMRLSLLRSSKAPDAHADMGTHEIEYAIYPHSGGLTAKTVELGIKFNYKYQYDIPKLLAKEFNDIISLIGDKNVILSNIKRGEDDEDVNSNYALDTKFETSIVVRVYESCGGESSATLLTSLDLKSVLKINSLELETVERLPFKPAKDNCNSRSEIPIKLRPFEIATYKLIL; translated from the coding sequence ATGGTGTATGAAAGTATCAATTCGGATCCTCATTTCAAGCCTGTCCAAAAGATATACGAGGATCGTCTTCGGCAGTTTATTGATTCATCTGGGGATTATAAGGACAATAACTTACCGAAGTTCTATGATAAAGACCGGATACAATTAGATGGTCTGGCTGTGGACGTGAAGTACTATCAGGTCCCATATGATCGAGAAATATCGCCAGTTGCTCCGGAGAAGCGTCCCTTATGGGAGCACGTGATTGCGATGGATGAGGCTGGTGAAATCAACTGGAGTCCTGTGGCTATTGGACAGTGGTTTGGGCCAAGTTGGTCTACGACATGGTTCAAAGTTCATTTGCGGGTTCCGGAGGAGTGGTTAGATTCGAAGGAACAGTTGGTGTTTCAATGGGATTGTAACAATGAGGGTATGGTGATTGATCCTGAAAATGCCAGGCCTTATACTGCGTTCTCCGGGGGTGGGGAGAGAACGGAGTATTTGATTCCTAAGGGGAAAGCAGTGCTTCCATTCTACATTGAATGTGCTAACAATGGAATGTTTGGCGTGGGGAATGGTAGCAGTATTAATCCTCCTAATAATGATCGGTTTTTCAGGTTGGATAAGGCAGATTTAGTCTGGCCAAATTGGGAGGCCAGGAatttatttgttgatttttggATGTTAGGTGATGCAGCTAGAGAATTGCCGGATAATTCTGCGCAGAAGCATCGCGCAAGACAGCTTGCAAATCGTGTTATGGATCTTTTCGATCGCGATGATGCTTCTAGTGTAAATGTTTGCCGCCGTTTCCTTCGTGAAGAGTTCtttgatgaatatatgGATAGTTCTAAGGTTTATCAGCGTGGGGACTCCCAAATTGATGCAACTGTGTGGGCAATGGGGAACTGTCACATTGACACTGCGTGGTTGTGGCCGTTTGCAGAAACTAAGCGTAAGATAGTTCGATCCTGGTCGTCACAGTGTGTGTTAATGGACGAATTTCCGGAGTATCAATTTGTTGCGTCTCAAGGACAACAATTCAAGTGGTTAATGGACTTACATCCGGGTTTCTTTAAGgatgttcttcttccaaaagTTCAACAGGCCCAGTTCTTCCCAATAGGTGGTTCTTGGGTAGAAAATGACACTAACATTCCCAGCGGAGAGTCTTTGTGTAGGCAGTTCTTATTAGGTCAGCGTTTCTttatgaaatattttggtaTGAAGAGTGACATATTTTGGCTCCCTGACACCTTTGGATATTCTTCACAAGTTCCCCAAATTTGCCGTATATCTGGAATTCATAGATTCCTCACTCAAAAGCTATCTtggaataatattaataatttcCCACATACAACTTTTAATTGGGCGGGCATTGATGGTACTCAGGTTTTGACTCATATGCCTCCAAGGAATACATATACTGCAATGGCTCACTTTGGAGACATTTTGGGTACTGCAGGACAAAATAAGTCAAATGAGGTGTATGGATCTGGTTTATTGTTGTATGGATATGGTGATGGTGGAGGTGGACCTACAAGAGAGATGTTGCTCAAGATGCGTAGGATTAGATCTATGTCTAATCGCAATGGAAATATAGTGCCAAAGGTACATGTAGGTAAATCTGTTTCTGAATTCTACCAAGATATTTTAGATAAAACCCATGATGGACATGATTTGGCTACCTGGAATGGTGAGTTGTACTTCGAATTTCACAGAGGTACATATACCACTCAGGCAGAAACAAAGATGTTGATGCGGTTCTCTGAAATAAAGCTACATGACTTGGAATGGATTGCAACTAAAACTTCGGTTATGTTACCAGATAAGTACGTTTATCCTGCAGTTGAAATTAATAATTTGTGGGAAGATGTTTTATTATGTCAATTCCATGATGTTATTCCAGGTTCTTGTATCGAGATTGTTTACAAATATGAATCCGTTCCTATGCTAAAAGCTGCTATTTCAAAGGCTGAATCTTTGATTGCTGATGCATTGAAAGTATTGAAGGGTGACGAAGAGGAATTGGTGCCCGTTAACACGTTACAGTGGGACGTCGAGTTACCTGAAGATAAACCTGGTGTAAACGAACCATCGGATATTTATACTACCAGCGTCACAGAAAATAGTGACAGCATTATCctatcaaacaaaaaactaCAGGTTAAAGTGGACAAAAGGTCTGGTTCTATTAAAAGTATCGAAGACTTGCAAGGTGATACggaatatttggatttggTTGGTGGTCGTAATAACTTAGGGGCCaatcaatttgttttatttgatgatcAACCATTAAGTTGGCAAGCTTGGGATACCGAGTTATACTCGGTAAATAAATACGAGTACTTGAATGATGTTAGGTCTGTCAGAATTTCTGAAGATACGCAGAATGTTGTTGCTGTCGAAGTTATTATTGCAATTTCCAGTAACTGTCAGATTATTAGTACAATTAGTTTGTCATCAATTGCTAAACATAGAGCAGATGAAGCGATCGTTCATATCAAAACTGTAGTAGAAAACTGGAACGAAACGAATAGGTTTTTGAAGGTAGAGTTTCCTGTCAATGTGCGGAACGATTTTGCCTCTTATGAAACTCAATTCGGTATTACAAAGAGACCGACTCATTATAACACATCCTGGGATGTGGCTAAATTTGAAGTTTGTCATCACAAATTTGCAGACTATAGTGAATATACTAAAGGTGTTTCAATTTTAAACAATTGCAAGTACGGCTTCGCAACACATGGGAATTTGATGAGATTATCGTTGTTACGGTCTTCTAAAGCACCAGATGCACATGCGGACATGGGGACTCACGAAATCGAATATGCAATTTATCCGCACTCAGGTGGATTGACTGCAAAGACCGTGGAGCTAGGCATCAAATTCAACTATAAATATCAGTACGATATTCCAAAGTTGTTGGCTAAGGAATTTAATGACATAATCTCCTTGATCGGTGATAAAAATGTAATCTTGTCAAATATAAAGAGAGGAGAGGACGATGAAGACGTAAACTCTAATTATGCCTTGGATACAAAATTTGAAACTAGTATAGTTGTCAGGGTTTATGAGTCCTGTGGAGGTGAATCTTCTGCCACTCTCCTAACGTCTTTGGATTTAAAGTCGGTACTAAAAATCAACAGCTTGGAATTAGAGACTGTTGAACGGCTACCTTTTAAGCCTGCTAAAGATAATTGCAATTCTAGATCTGAAATACCAATTAAATTGAGACCTTTCGAGATTGCAACTTACAAGCTGATACTTTAA
- the YFH1 gene encoding ferroxidase (similar to Ashbya gossypii AGR387C), protein MKAISRPITLIKCVPRHFPFRSSGYSVRTYFTISRTSQSHRYNINMSSRRHILQKPFYSSTSSTDGRIIPESISSLTIENYHEQSDALLDTLLDKIELVGDSHPEVITDAEFSQGVLTIVIPKIGTYVINKQPPNKQIWLSSPISGPNRYDLYNGEWVSLRDGTKLLDVLSKELATVVDPAEITF, encoded by the coding sequence ATGAAAGCCATATCCAGGCCCATTACTTTAATAAAATGCGTCCCTCGCCACTTTCCCTTTCGTTCATCAGGTTATTCTGTCAGGACATATTTTACCATCTCCCGAACTTCACAGTCACATAGATACAATATTAATATGTCATCTCGCCGTCACATTCTAcaaaaacctttttataGCAGCACCTCCTCTACGGATGGACGCATTATACCTGAGAGCATTTCAAGTCTGACTATAGAAAACTATCATGAACAGTCTGATGCCTTGTTAGATACCCTACTTGACAAAATCGAACTGGTAGGCGATAGCCACCCGGAAGTAATCACGGACGCTGAATTCTCACAGGGTGTTCTAACCATCGTTATTCCGAAGATTGGAACCTATGTAATTAATAAGCAACCTCCAAACAAGCAAATATGGTTGTCATCTCCAATATCAGGCCCCAATAGGTATGATTTGTATAACGGCGAATGGGTTTCACTAAGAGACGGAACAAAGCTACTCGATGTTCTTTCCAAAGAATTAGCTACTGTTGTTGATCCTGCTGAAATAACTTTCTAA
- the EXP1 gene encoding Exp1p (similar to Ashbya gossypii AGR388W), which translates to MGFIIYFIVLFVVLGVVLFLPTVSAVFSYQLNKTDGAVGGRNRRNDTKDNSYLKNLVQVRLNTSAYISENSTLVGHTGLKRRVIGKYNNDPSLYDYNIEELIAEDLEEETQAEQRHFTKYKGKEQERNEELV; encoded by the coding sequence ATGggttttataatatattttattgttcTTTTCGTAGTGCTTGGTGTTGTTCTATTCTTACCAACTGTGTCTGCCGTTTTCTCATATCAACTGAACAAGACTGATGGTGCTGTTGGAGGCAGGAACAGAAGAAACGATACGAAGGATAACAGctatttgaagaatctaGTTCAAGTAAGACTGAATACTTCAGCATATATTTCTGAGAATAGTACATTAGTTGGTCACACAGGTTTGAAGAGGCGGGTCATCGGAAAATATAACAACGATCCATCTTTGTATGACTACAATATAGAAGAGCTCATCGCGGAAGACCTTGAAGAAGAGACACAAGCGGAACAAAGGCATTTTACGAAATATAAAGGTAAGGAGCAAGAAAGGAATGAGGAGTTGGTCTAA
- the CRZ1 gene encoding DNA-binding transcription factor CRZ1 (similar to Ashbya gossypii ADL198W), which produces MSFEDYINAQTIGVDNLQEERPEQRSKQDYANNFSSQVESNMALKQQEQPLETVHVGNAAGDGQLFNAFNTNASDTLTIPQVILSPYEQSEDFRTPTQVSELLQAPTINIQTPADNAGGVPFTQTKPSVDLSSPTTASQCHDSFDVSQLRIPNTPNRDSYLYTGLSSDRSVSGHNLHSPESASPYVHYHDVAVSPQVSYLTTGNDDLDEILSLHSGTTENSDYFRIHDINDLNAILDDNADVFRSSGSTEMTSQSPINNILTPPNTTSHYAPQISVHQVVDQVPTSFSVTPSPRTSFNEGNNRPNVDFLSVHNAEDYAVTDDADLDDLHEQMRQGRKQKRRPSNKSSRSRSIGRSLSPDEKARSLSKNREKLLELAALHVPDSNTNKPISPYSIPTGSTSTVNATPVKTATPLDEGETALNLSGNTRRKSLQKNPAIYSCDLCNKKFTRPYNLKSHLRTHTDERPFACNMCGKAFARQHDRKRHEDLHSGKKRYVCGGKLKDGTSWGCGKKFARSDALGRHFKTDSGRRCIAPLYEEASRERAAQNLAPPSESEQFWLAQ; this is translated from the coding sequence ATGAGCTTTGAAGACTATATCAATGCGCAAACCATTGGAGTTGATAATCTTCAAGAAGAGCGTCCAGAACAGAGGAGTAAACAAGACTATGCCAATAATTTCAGTAGTCAGGTTGAAAGTAATATGGCTTTGAAGCAACAGGAACAGCCACTTGAGACCGTGCATGTCGGTAATGCCGCTGGGGATGGCCAGCTGTTTAATGCGTTTAATACAAATGCTTCTGATACTTTGACTATCCCACAAGTAATTCTTTCACCGTATGAACAGTCGGAAGATTTCAGAACCCCTACGCAGGTAAGTGAATTGCTTCAGGCACCTACCATCAACATTCAGACACCTGCGGATAATGCAGGTGGTGTCCCCTTTACCCAAACCAAACCCAGTGTTGATTTAAGTTCACCTACAACCGCTTCTCAATGCCATGATTCTTTTGACGTTAGTCAACTACGGATCCCTAATACGCCCAACCGAGATAGTTATCTTTACACTGGTTTGAGCAGCGACAGGAGTGTTAGTGGTCATAATTTACACTCTCCAGAAAGTGCTTCGCCTTACGTCCACTATCATGACGTTGCGGTGTCGCCACAGGTTTCCTATTTAACTACTGGCAACGATGACTTGGATGAGATATTAAGTCTTCATTCAGGAACAACTGAGAACTCTGATTACTTTCGTATTCATGACATTAACGATTTGAATGCCATTTTAGATGACAACGCAGATGTTTTCCGATCCTCAGGATCCACTGAAATGACTTCACAAAGTCCTATTAACAACATATTAACGCCACCTAATACCACATCTCACTACGCCCCTCAGATAAGTGTTCATCAGGTTGTTGACCAAGTACCGACCTCGTTCAGCGTTACTCCCTCTCCGAGGACCTCCTTCAATGAAGGCAATAATAGGCCCAATGTGGACTTTTTATCTGTCCATAACGCAGAGGATTATGCTGTTACAGATGATGCTGACTTGGATGATCTTCATGAACAGATGCGTCAAGGGCGGAAACAAAAACGTCGTCCGTCAAACAAATCATCCAGGTCACGGTCAATTGGCCGTAGTTTGTCTCCGGATGAGAAAGCACGTTCTCTGAGCAAGAATAGGGAGAAGCTTCTGGAACTGGCAGCTTTACATGTACCTGATTCGAACACTAACAAGCCCATATCTCCATATTCGATACCCACTGGTTCAACTTCTACAGTAAACGCTACTCCGGTCAAAACAGCTACCCCCCTCGATGAGGGCGAGACAGCACTAAATTTATCTGGTAATACGAGAAGAAAATCCTTGCAGAAGAACCCTGCAATTTACTCCTGCGACCTatgtaataaaaaattcacCAGGCCTTATAATTTAAAATCCCATCTACGTACCCATACAGATGAGAGGCCGTTTGCTTGCAATATGTGTGGTAAGGCATTTGCAAGACAGCATGATCGAAAAAGACATGAAGATTTACATTCAGGTAAGAAACGATATGTATGTGGTGGGAAGTTAAAAGATGGGACTTCCTGGGGATGTGGTAAGAAATTTGCACGAAGCGATGCTTTGGGAAGGCATTTCAAGACAGATAGTGGCCGTAGGTGTATTGCACCTTTATATGAAGAGGCCTCAAGAGAAAGGGCAGCTCAGAATTTAGCTCCTCCATCCGAAAGCGAACAATTTTGGTTAGCccaataa
- the PBI2 gene encoding Pbi2p (similar to Ashbya gossypii AGR386C) has protein sequence MSKSYIIKLKDGVDSTEVKESIYDLGGEVNHDFPLINGFSVTIPEPDGLHIESIKSKHTDAIELIEEDQEVHHMGA, from the coding sequence ATGTCCAAATCTTACATCATCAAGTTGAAGGACGGTGTTGATTCCACTGAAGTTAAGGAATCCATTTACGACCTGGGAGGCGAAGTCAACCACGACTTTCCTCTTATTAACGGTTTCAGTGTGACTATCCCTGAGCCAGATGGACTTCATATTGAGAGTATTAAATCGAAACATACCGACGCAATTGAACTAATCGAGGAGGATCAAGAGGTACACCACATGGGAGCATAA